One region of Peribacillus simplex genomic DNA includes:
- a CDS encoding PLP-dependent aminotransferase family protein, which yields MPVNSFDNYPMSWKPDKKALKRPFYYSIASLLEQDIIEGFLAPGTKLPPQRELADFLDLNFTTITRAYKLCEFKGLIYAVTGRGTFVAPNAARSITISTDKSTNNIDLGFVASFEQTNNIVAENIKTVSDKSYLDQLLNYNDPTGIPHQKKAGLNWMESFGINADTEHVAIVSGAQNALAITLTALFKPGNRIAIDLHTYSNFIELAKLLHIQLVPIPGDQFGMLPDELEKQCSQTKIHGIFLMPSCCNPTTVMISDFRKHELAAIIRKYRLILIEDDIHAFLTAGIISDYHQPMFNLLPDQTVYISGTSKCICSGLRVAFMVYGDAFRESILQAIFKINVKTSSLDAEIITELILSGKAHEIVSQKKQLAQAANDIYSEYFPIGNPMGHPFSFYRWLSIQEHIDPLQLETDLRKKGIRIFHSDRFLSGSTIPNKYLRVSLSSTNSLDELKIGLETLKNYLDSL from the coding sequence ATGCCAGTAAATTCATTTGATAATTATCCAATGTCCTGGAAACCTGATAAGAAAGCATTGAAACGTCCTTTTTACTATTCAATTGCATCTTTACTTGAACAAGATATTATAGAAGGCTTTTTAGCACCTGGAACAAAGTTACCCCCACAACGAGAATTGGCAGACTTTCTTGACCTAAACTTTACAACTATTACGCGCGCCTACAAATTATGCGAGTTTAAGGGTTTGATTTATGCGGTTACTGGAAGGGGGACCTTCGTTGCTCCTAATGCAGCTCGTTCCATTACCATTTCTACAGATAAAAGCACAAACAATATTGATCTTGGTTTTGTAGCCTCTTTTGAGCAAACCAATAATATTGTTGCAGAGAATATAAAGACGGTTTCAGATAAAAGTTATTTGGACCAACTACTGAATTACAATGATCCGACAGGTATCCCTCATCAAAAAAAAGCAGGGCTAAATTGGATGGAATCATTCGGCATTAACGCAGACACAGAGCATGTAGCCATTGTTTCTGGAGCCCAAAACGCATTGGCTATTACATTGACTGCGTTGTTTAAGCCTGGTAATCGTATTGCAATCGATTTACATACATATTCAAATTTTATCGAGTTAGCAAAATTGCTTCACATACAATTAGTACCCATTCCCGGAGATCAATTTGGAATGCTGCCAGACGAACTTGAAAAGCAATGTTCTCAAACAAAGATTCACGGTATTTTTCTAATGCCTTCTTGCTGCAATCCTACCACTGTTATGATTTCAGATTTCAGAAAGCATGAATTGGCGGCAATCATACGTAAATACCGTTTAATTTTGATTGAGGATGATATTCATGCCTTCCTAACAGCAGGCATTATCTCTGATTATCATCAACCCATGTTTAATTTACTTCCAGATCAGACCGTTTATATTTCTGGAACCTCTAAATGCATTTGCTCAGGATTAAGAGTCGCCTTCATGGTCTATGGGGATGCTTTTCGCGAGAGTATTTTACAAGCTATTTTTAAGATCAATGTAAAGACGTCCTCTCTAGATGCAGAGATAATCACGGAGCTTATTTTATCAGGAAAGGCTCATGAAATTGTTTCCCAAAAGAAACAGCTTGCACAGGCTGCAAATGATATTTATTCGGAATATTTCCCTATCGGAAATCCTATGGGACATCCCTTTAGCTTTTATCGTTGGCTTTCTATCCAAGAACATATAGATCCGTTACAGTTGGAAACGGATTTAAGAAAAAAGGGCATTCGAATTTTTCATTCCGATCGTTTTCTTAGCGGATCGACAATACCCAATAAGTATTTGCGTGTTTCACTTTCGTCAACAAACTCATTAGATGAGTTGAAAATTGGATTAGAAACACTTAAAAATTATTTGGATAGTTTATAA
- a CDS encoding helix-turn-helix transcriptional regulator → MKREKVKNNVRYFRRLHDFTQEELSDRIGVHRQTIVALEKQKYEPSIGIVLMLSAVLNEPIDKLFFLEEKKD, encoded by the coding sequence TTGAAAAGAGAAAAAGTAAAAAACAACGTGCGATATTTTCGAAGATTACATGATTTTACCCAAGAAGAACTTTCGGATCGAATAGGTGTACACAGACAAACCATCGTTGCTTTGGAAAAACAAAAATACGAACCCTCAATAGGAATTGTTTTAATGCTCTCTGCTGTATTAAATGAACCAATCGATAAATTATTCTTTTTAGAAGAAAAAAAAGATTAA
- a CDS encoding McrB family protein, with amino-acid sequence MKNVRSWEKVDNLKNLIGRKQVDWSIFEYGSHIPSEFHEDFADANGEYLKNGNKKNVELIIDDKSYLANLVNNKRDESKDALQLRYDSNKELKELMKHQFKSSFKYISEHKIEKSKKPVITPSEAAEFIDFYKTDRPYVYQVKIINKKQETKFWWVNQGKAYNEQKMGGYLWAPQKSKQNRAISYHTDLLKAEEGDLVFCYSLQEVRSIGIVQKNAEAGDQPSEMVSHGWKRDGIILEMKYFDLESPFTKEDIPLEWRIKEENGPFDRNGDLKQGYFYSVSEELLNRLFERFSGKFPEEIRNKLISYSLNDPIILTKEEDRAYMNISSKDLINHIHSYITAKGFYYTKEEVTNLFLSLKTKPFVILSGISGTGKTKIVQWFAESVGATEVNGQFTLIPIRPDWNDGSDLLGYVDIKGDFKPGPFTTVIEKAEQNPDDPYFVLLDEMNLARVEHYFSDVLSVMESRKWEDGKMVTSALLSAEMAKRDIRLPVNLYVIGTVNMDETTHPFSKKVLDRANTIEFNRVELSNLAFLEEQVEVEAKLVQNHMFRSKYLHLKDLYLGNQELVEKVTADLEDVNQSLQLTNAHIGYRVRDEICFYLAYNEDSELMNFENAFDHCILQKILPRISGSDTRVERLLEGLYRLFTTKEYIDDEESNEISIRTARYPISAGKVVEMLRRLRDDGFTSFWIS; translated from the coding sequence GTGAAAAATGTAAGAAGTTGGGAAAAGGTTGATAACCTTAAAAATTTAATTGGCAGAAAACAAGTAGATTGGTCGATTTTTGAGTATGGCTCCCATATTCCGTCTGAATTTCATGAGGATTTTGCAGATGCAAATGGTGAGTACTTAAAAAATGGGAATAAAAAAAATGTTGAATTAATCATAGATGATAAATCATATCTAGCAAATCTTGTGAATAATAAACGGGATGAATCCAAGGATGCGCTACAGCTCCGATATGACTCAAATAAAGAACTAAAGGAACTGATGAAACATCAATTTAAATCTTCCTTTAAATATATTTCTGAACATAAAATAGAAAAGTCCAAAAAGCCAGTAATCACACCATCAGAAGCAGCTGAGTTTATTGATTTTTATAAAACTGATAGGCCATATGTATATCAAGTTAAAATAATAAATAAAAAACAGGAAACAAAATTTTGGTGGGTAAATCAAGGAAAAGCATACAATGAGCAAAAAATGGGAGGGTATTTATGGGCACCGCAAAAGTCAAAACAAAATCGAGCAATATCCTATCATACTGATTTATTGAAAGCGGAGGAAGGGGACCTAGTATTCTGTTACTCTCTCCAAGAAGTAAGATCAATTGGTATTGTTCAAAAAAATGCAGAGGCAGGAGATCAGCCCTCTGAAATGGTCAGCCATGGATGGAAGAGAGACGGAATAATTTTAGAGATGAAGTATTTTGATTTAGAATCGCCATTTACTAAAGAAGATATTCCATTGGAATGGCGTATAAAAGAAGAAAATGGACCTTTCGACCGTAATGGAGATCTTAAGCAAGGCTATTTTTATTCAGTTTCTGAAGAACTTTTAAATAGGTTATTTGAGCGGTTTTCTGGGAAATTTCCTGAAGAGATTAGAAATAAACTTATTAGCTATTCATTAAATGATCCCATCATATTAACGAAAGAAGAGGATAGAGCTTATATGAATATCTCCTCCAAAGACCTAATTAACCACATCCATTCTTACATTACAGCCAAAGGTTTTTACTACACTAAAGAAGAAGTCACCAATTTGTTCTTATCCCTGAAAACAAAGCCATTTGTAATCCTTTCCGGTATTTCTGGTACAGGGAAGACGAAGATTGTTCAGTGGTTTGCAGAGAGTGTGGGAGCTACTGAGGTGAATGGACAATTTACGTTGATTCCGATTCGTCCGGATTGGAATGATGGTTCGGATTTGCTTGGGTATGTGGATATTAAGGGAGACTTTAAGCCAGGTCCGTTTACGACTGTGATTGAAAAAGCGGAACAGAATCCGGATGATCCTTATTTTGTCTTGTTGGATGAGATGAACCTAGCGCGGGTGGAGCATTATTTTAGCGATGTGTTGAGCGTGATGGAGAGCCGTAAGTGGGAGGATGGGAAGATGGTTACCTCTGCACTTCTTTCTGCTGAAATGGCGAAGCGGGATATTAGGCTGCCTGTGAACCTTTATGTTATTGGAACTGTCAATATGGACGAAACGACACATCCTTTTAGTAAAAAGGTGCTCGACCGGGCAAATACGATTGAGTTCAACCGGGTGGAATTATCGAATCTTGCATTTCTGGAAGAGCAGGTGGAAGTGGAAGCAAAATTGGTTCAGAATCATATGTTCCGGTCGAAATATTTGCACTTAAAGGATCTTTATTTGGGGAATCAGGAGCTTGTTGAAAAGGTTACCGCAGACTTGGAAGATGTCAATCAATCATTGCAGCTTACCAATGCCCATATCGGTTATCGGGTTCGAGATGAGATATGTTTCTATCTTGCTTATAACGAAGACAGTGAATTGATGAATTTTGAGAATGCATTTGATCATTGTATTTTACAAAAGATCCTGCCGCGTATTTCAGGCAGTGATACCCGGGTAGAAAGGTTATTAGAGGGTTTATATCGTTTGTTTACTACAAAAGAATATATTGATGATGAGGAAAGTAATGAAATCAGTATACGTACAGCGAGATATCCGATAAGTGCCGGTAAAGTAGTAGAGATGCTTAGGAGGTTACGAGATGATGGCTTCACATCCTTCTGGATCTCCTGA
- a CDS encoding very short patch repair endonuclease, protein MTDNHTVSQRRKNMQAIKSISKLEEIVAKELWRNGIRYRRNVKTLFGKPDIAIKKYKIVIFIDSCFWHCCPIHGNMPKSNLDYWENKLSRNKKRDEEVTSYYMEQGWHILRIWEHEVKKELDLTIQKIIREICNAKEQKNKNYHLTK, encoded by the coding sequence ATGACAGATAATCATACAGTTTCCCAAAGAAGAAAAAATATGCAGGCTATTAAGTCCATATCTAAATTAGAAGAGATCGTAGCTAAGGAACTTTGGAGAAATGGTATTAGGTATAGAAGAAATGTTAAAACATTATTTGGAAAACCAGATATAGCTATAAAAAAATATAAAATAGTGATTTTTATTGATTCTTGTTTCTGGCATTGTTGCCCCATTCATGGAAACATGCCTAAAAGCAACTTGGATTATTGGGAGAATAAATTATCTAGAAATAAAAAGAGAGATGAAGAAGTAACTTCCTATTATATGGAACAAGGCTGGCATATTCTAAGAATATGGGAGCATGAAGTTAAAAAAGAATTAGATTTAACCATCCAAAAAATAATTAGAGAAATATGTAATGCAAAAGAACAAAAAAATAAAAATTATCATCTTACCAAATAA
- a CDS encoding AIPR family protein: MITLQEFHQDFLQSILSDSESRGLMKAQSFFELVCEDLMQVGDLTNNYEMAEFIKTGCEVYGYDYDEDRKIFTLINFQFFQDDTIETLTRHHVTTKFNRLKKFASLSMAGLHNDLEETSEAYSLAFNVHRNVHNKLIDKFRLIILTDGKLTGTISRIPNESIEGIVYEHKIIDINYLYSIFMSENASGSYEIDLNIPYLEVHNQSNEYQSYLGIMDGEQLFNIYDEYGQKLLEQNVRTFLQFRGGVNKGIRNTIEFKPDMFFAYNNGITATATHVETKNGYITKITDFQIVNGGQTTSAIYAAKKNSKLDISNVSVQMKLSVVNNIEKKGEFVSSVSQYANTQNKVNKSDFFSNSPFHKEMKDYSKRIWVAAHGGSQKRTHWFYERVRGEYLNEQAYLTPAKKKQFQIENPKEQLIEKTFLAKSENSWDRKPHIVSKGAQYSFEEYANSVTNTLEKNELAITENYFKDAVARVILFRATEKIVSKASWYQNAFRAQTVAYSIALLSHSIKKRNLFLDFGRIWDEQRLPVELKEIMKVITKKIYERITNPPHGSANIAQWCKKEQCWNDIRGIEIDLILLKKLVVTTEEAKYEQKSGKKQKELENGIEIQMFVVQTDFETWVQLFGYYMSNNNFRSLTITQRDILKKYTDGKIPLPSEKQSKVLYALYQRAVKEGWEVLS; encoded by the coding sequence ATGATAACTTTACAAGAGTTCCATCAAGACTTCTTACAATCTATCCTTTCTGATTCAGAAAGCCGCGGATTAATGAAAGCTCAATCATTTTTCGAATTAGTATGTGAAGATCTCATGCAAGTGGGGGACTTAACAAATAATTACGAAATGGCGGAATTTATTAAAACGGGATGCGAAGTTTATGGATATGATTATGATGAGGATCGAAAAATATTTACACTGATTAATTTTCAATTCTTTCAGGATGATACAATTGAAACATTAACTAGACACCATGTAACTACAAAGTTTAACCGATTGAAAAAATTTGCTTCCTTAAGTATGGCAGGATTACATAATGACTTAGAGGAGACGTCTGAAGCTTATTCTTTGGCATTTAATGTACATAGGAATGTGCATAACAAGTTAATTGATAAATTTCGTTTGATTATTTTAACTGATGGTAAGTTGACAGGTACCATTTCACGTATACCAAATGAGTCGATTGAAGGTATTGTTTATGAACATAAAATTATAGATATAAACTATTTATATAGTATCTTTATGTCTGAAAATGCCTCTGGTTCTTATGAAATTGACTTGAATATACCATATCTAGAAGTCCATAACCAATCGAATGAATATCAATCATATTTAGGGATTATGGACGGCGAACAATTATTTAATATATACGATGAATACGGACAAAAACTTCTTGAGCAAAATGTTCGTACTTTTTTACAATTTAGAGGCGGGGTAAATAAAGGAATAAGAAATACTATTGAGTTTAAACCTGATATGTTTTTCGCCTATAATAACGGAATTACTGCAACCGCAACACATGTTGAAACGAAAAATGGATATATCACCAAAATAACCGATTTTCAAATAGTAAATGGCGGTCAAACAACTTCTGCTATCTATGCTGCTAAAAAGAACTCAAAACTGGATATTTCAAATGTATCTGTCCAAATGAAATTATCAGTTGTTAATAATATTGAGAAAAAAGGTGAGTTTGTATCGAGCGTGTCACAGTATGCTAATACTCAAAACAAAGTGAACAAATCTGACTTCTTTTCTAATAGTCCGTTCCACAAAGAAATGAAAGATTACTCTAAGCGCATTTGGGTGGCTGCTCACGGAGGTTCTCAGAAACGCACTCACTGGTTCTATGAAAGAGTGCGCGGGGAATATTTAAATGAGCAGGCTTATTTAACGCCTGCTAAGAAAAAACAGTTCCAAATTGAAAATCCAAAGGAACAGCTGATCGAAAAGACGTTCCTGGCGAAAAGCGAAAATTCTTGGGACCGGAAACCGCATATTGTTTCGAAGGGTGCCCAATACAGCTTTGAGGAATATGCTAATTCGGTTACAAATACATTAGAGAAAAATGAGCTGGCGATCACAGAGAATTATTTTAAGGATGCAGTAGCAAGGGTTATTCTATTCCGGGCCACAGAAAAAATTGTTTCCAAGGCATCTTGGTATCAAAATGCTTTCAGAGCACAAACCGTGGCTTATTCAATCGCATTGCTCTCTCATTCTATTAAAAAAAGGAATCTATTTTTAGATTTTGGTAGAATATGGGATGAACAACGATTACCAGTTGAATTGAAAGAAATAATGAAGGTTATAACAAAGAAAATTTACGAGAGGATTACAAATCCTCCACACGGTTCTGCTAATATCGCCCAATGGTGTAAAAAAGAGCAATGCTGGAATGATATCCGCGGTATCGAAATCGATTTGATACTGTTGAAAAAATTGGTTGTCACTACTGAAGAAGCAAAATATGAACAAAAATCAGGAAAGAAACAAAAAGAATTAGAAAACGGTATTGAAATTCAAATGTTTGTTGTTCAAACTGATTTTGAAACTTGGGTCCAACTTTTTGGGTATTATATGAGCAATAATAACTTTAGATCGCTTACAATTACACAAAGGGACATCCTAAAAAAATATACAGATGGCAAAATTCCTTTACCATCCGAAAAACAGTCAAAAGTGCTCTATGCATTATATCAACGGGCAGTTAAAGAAGGATGGGAAGTTTTATCGTAA
- a CDS encoding PD-(D/E)XK motif protein: MKMVNMVKTLSSTKNNPWLNLDRLSRIRVKESIKYNAFWIVDALNQYGLMIQCDEDFMAPIREIKLSGIQIQLDHTSAPNKLILLLKEQKDWEIFFILCNDLINVFKEHDEDIIINVMKRLERWQNLLRKSIFRIMSKEEQMGLFSELKVLRDYIIPVYGYFTGVHGWVGALGDKQDFLFENLAIEVKSFRMTSGNSVWISSKEQLNSEKKPLYLFACALNESGSGESIADLVQSITGQIENESISTEFIEKVERYGYFPELAQESLSKFLLEKVNGYEVRDGFPNIALHHVSPLITNMKYSIDLSGCSQFKVSINSIL; this comes from the coding sequence ATGAAAATGGTGAATATGGTGAAGACATTGTCCTCGACGAAGAATAATCCCTGGTTAAATTTAGACCGGCTGAGTAGGATTAGAGTTAAAGAATCTATCAAATACAATGCTTTTTGGATTGTAGATGCCCTAAATCAATATGGATTAATGATCCAATGTGATGAAGACTTTATGGCGCCAATTCGAGAAATTAAACTGAGTGGTATTCAAATTCAACTTGATCATACTTCCGCACCAAATAAACTTATTTTACTATTAAAAGAACAGAAAGATTGGGAGATTTTTTTTATCCTATGCAATGATTTAATAAATGTATTTAAGGAACATGATGAAGATATTATTATTAATGTCATGAAAAGGCTAGAACGCTGGCAGAACTTATTACGAAAATCGATTTTTAGAATAATGTCAAAAGAAGAACAGATGGGTTTATTTAGTGAATTAAAGGTTTTACGAGATTACATTATTCCTGTTTATGGATATTTTACTGGGGTCCATGGCTGGGTTGGTGCGCTTGGGGATAAACAAGACTTTCTATTTGAGAATTTAGCGATTGAAGTGAAGTCCTTTAGAATGACATCAGGTAATTCTGTCTGGATTTCATCCAAGGAACAACTGAATTCAGAAAAAAAACCTTTATATCTGTTCGCCTGTGCTTTAAATGAATCAGGCAGCGGTGAGAGTATTGCTGATTTAGTCCAGTCGATTACGGGACAAATTGAAAATGAAAGCATTTCAACCGAGTTTATTGAGAAGGTTGAACGATATGGTTATTTTCCAGAGTTAGCGCAGGAATCCTTATCAAAGTTTCTATTGGAGAAGGTTAACGGTTATGAAGTAAGAGATGGATTTCCTAATATAGCTTTACATCACGTTTCTCCATTGATTACAAACATGAAATACAGTATTGATTTATCAGGCTGTTCACAATTTAAGGTGAGTATTAACTCGATTTTATAA
- a CDS encoding Z1 domain-containing protein, translating into MQTNTENDHYVMYKHVKEKIAGTLEEQSSLQEDTIQDKIEEWKTVITDTSPQVLKIILGIKDINNIRKLTEEEWEYIRIELEQSFNVRITTGILVTGEEQKTRDLTWWTGKKQLLSDNYYLNNYMNYMKGDLPGKVLETINEDTDAIMNNLADPDLDDFSRYGMVVGHVQSGKTSNYAALICKAADAGYRFIVVIAGGQNNLRNQTQTRLDEVFVGTNYKGVGQLSGFKREKMPDSLTNAENDFKIETARARGTTNFENMQLPILVVIKKHTQTLSHLLEWLDIHYKNQVDKAMLVIDDESDYASINTKKEENPTVINEKIRLLLQKFKKSAYIAYTATPYANIFIDHDANNDYIGKDLFPSDFIYALDAPSNYFGAEKIFNKDNEKYVVEIPNTEVDFEFDENVSYPINKIPFFIKHKVDYDSDLKRLPESLYDAVRLFVINIGIRNLRNQKKHNSMLIHISRFTNVHIRVKKLVASYFEDLKAKIKAFGNLADPCKYSQDLKAMKDTFNGRLKDIEFDFETILKEVSLIVDSIQIVDVHQKAKIPLAYRKDIQSNVIVVGGLSLSRGFTLEGLSVSYFLRTTIYYDTLMQMGRWFGYRIGYEDICRVYLTDDMNKKFGFIIDATNELVNRLNDMREENLTPKDFGLAVQLHPDSLLQVTARNKSKYTEDMYLEMNLDGQFKETRWISNIKEDLDANEILLKESIIALQNGGYEHLDTGSHVWKNVDKSIIQKFVCNFQLYKNDPLGLKSRMPIEFIKEYIENCNLDWDVVLFNGKSEAAFQADSIKVKRQFRTVKNKAGYYEVTNRQLSRANPERIIMQDKFKKLNSHKMRKKLVKPLIFLHALEVENDKDKINAVGFSISFPILKDTFTKSLKVKINSVYKKQLEEAYKDENGEYGEDIVLDEE; encoded by the coding sequence ATGCAAACCAACACTGAGAATGATCATTATGTTATGTATAAGCATGTAAAAGAAAAGATTGCAGGAACACTTGAAGAACAAAGTAGTTTGCAAGAAGATACCATCCAGGACAAGATTGAGGAATGGAAAACAGTGATCACTGATACGTCACCTCAGGTACTAAAGATCATTTTAGGGATTAAAGATATAAATAATATACGCAAGTTAACTGAAGAAGAATGGGAATATATCCGAATTGAGTTAGAACAATCTTTCAACGTCCGGATCACTACTGGGATTCTTGTAACAGGAGAAGAACAAAAGACGAGAGACTTGACTTGGTGGACGGGTAAAAAACAATTATTATCAGATAACTATTATCTAAACAATTATATGAATTACATGAAAGGTGACTTACCGGGGAAAGTACTTGAAACCATTAATGAAGATACAGATGCGATTATGAATAATCTAGCTGACCCTGATTTAGATGATTTTTCAAGATACGGGATGGTTGTAGGGCATGTACAATCAGGGAAGACCTCCAACTATGCTGCGTTAATTTGTAAGGCTGCGGATGCCGGATATCGTTTTATTGTCGTCATCGCAGGCGGACAAAATAACTTACGAAACCAGACACAAACGAGATTAGACGAAGTATTTGTAGGAACGAATTACAAAGGTGTAGGACAATTATCTGGTTTTAAAAGAGAGAAAATGCCTGATAGTCTTACAAATGCGGAAAATGACTTCAAAATTGAGACCGCAAGAGCAAGAGGAACAACAAACTTTGAGAATATGCAGCTGCCTATTTTAGTCGTTATCAAAAAACATACACAAACCTTATCCCATCTTTTGGAATGGTTAGATATTCATTATAAAAATCAAGTGGATAAAGCCATGCTGGTTATTGATGATGAATCTGATTATGCGTCTATTAATACAAAAAAAGAAGAAAATCCAACCGTTATTAATGAGAAAATCCGATTATTATTACAAAAATTTAAAAAAAGTGCTTATATTGCCTATACCGCTACACCATATGCTAACATCTTCATTGATCATGATGCTAATAATGATTACATAGGAAAAGATTTGTTTCCGAGTGATTTTATATATGCTTTAGATGCACCATCTAATTACTTTGGTGCGGAAAAGATTTTTAATAAAGATAATGAAAAGTATGTAGTAGAAATTCCTAATACTGAAGTGGATTTTGAGTTTGATGAAAATGTCTCATATCCGATAAATAAAATCCCTTTTTTCATAAAGCATAAAGTCGACTATGACAGTGATTTAAAACGACTACCTGAGAGCTTATATGATGCCGTTCGTTTATTTGTAATTAATATTGGTATTCGCAATTTACGTAATCAAAAGAAACATAATAGTATGTTAATTCATATTTCAAGATTCACCAACGTCCATATTCGGGTCAAGAAACTTGTAGCCAGTTACTTTGAGGATTTAAAAGCTAAGATAAAAGCGTTTGGAAACTTAGCTGATCCTTGTAAGTATTCTCAAGATTTAAAGGCAATGAAAGATACCTTCAATGGAAGGTTAAAAGATATCGAATTTGATTTCGAAACAATATTAAAAGAAGTGTCCCTAATAGTAGATTCAATACAGATTGTGGACGTGCATCAAAAAGCAAAAATACCCTTAGCGTATCGAAAAGATATTCAATCGAATGTTATAGTTGTTGGCGGTTTAAGCCTCTCCCGTGGTTTTACATTAGAGGGGCTAAGTGTTAGTTACTTCTTACGAACAACTATTTACTATGATACATTAATGCAAATGGGCCGTTGGTTTGGATATCGAATTGGCTATGAAGATATTTGCAGAGTGTACTTAACCGATGATATGAATAAGAAGTTTGGTTTTATCATTGATGCTACGAATGAATTAGTCAATCGATTAAATGATATGCGTGAGGAAAATCTAACACCGAAAGACTTCGGGTTGGCCGTCCAATTGCATCCAGATAGTTTGCTCCAAGTTACCGCCCGTAATAAATCAAAATATACAGAAGATATGTATTTAGAGATGAATCTAGATGGACAGTTTAAAGAAACTAGATGGATTAGCAATATAAAAGAAGATCTCGATGCAAATGAAATTCTATTAAAAGAAAGCATAATAGCCTTACAAAATGGCGGTTATGAACACTTAGATACTGGTAGTCACGTATGGAAAAATGTTGACAAGAGTATTATTCAAAAATTCGTTTGCAATTTTCAATTGTACAAAAATGACCCTCTAGGTTTAAAATCAAGAATGCCAATTGAATTTATTAAAGAATATATTGAAAATTGTAATTTAGATTGGGATGTGGTCTTATTCAATGGTAAAAGTGAGGCGGCATTCCAGGCTGATTCAATAAAAGTGAAGCGACAATTCCGTACTGTGAAAAATAAGGCAGGTTATTACGAAGTAACCAATAGACAGCTTTCAAGGGCAAATCCAGAAAGAATTATTATGCAGGATAAATTTAAAAAATTAAATTCACATAAAATGCGTAAGAAATTGGTTAAACCATTAATATTTTTACACGCTTTAGAAGTTGAGAATGATAAGGATAAAATCAATGCTGTTGGCTTCAGTATCAGTTTCCCGATTTTAAAAGATACATTTACTAAATCGTTAAAAGTAAAAATTAATAGTGTATATAAAAAGCAGCTGGAAGAAGCATATAAAGATGAAAATGGTGAATATGGTGAAGACATTGTCCTCGACGAAGAATAA